A DNA window from Candidatus Eremiobacteraceae bacterium contains the following coding sequences:
- a CDS encoding LON peptidase substrate-binding domain-containing protein yields MATTRIGLFPLRTVLVPGAALRLHIFEDRYKEMIGGCIESGDPFGVLLDRRGAELGDELDPVDIGTTAHIAEVTPLPQGRLHIVTRGERRFRVERLVSKKPFWTAEVSYLEEPIGAGAAATLQAIAAERFTDYLQALLALFGRDLDSLHMPEDITASSYLIADALQVEGTVKQQLLEAATSIDRLRAEMVLLDSETERLRALAAEGVRVDEPSPETAPFNVRFSEN; encoded by the coding sequence GTGGCGACCACGCGCATCGGCCTGTTCCCCCTGCGCACCGTGCTCGTGCCGGGCGCCGCGCTCCGGCTCCACATCTTCGAAGACCGCTACAAAGAGATGATCGGGGGCTGCATCGAGTCCGGCGATCCGTTCGGCGTGCTGCTCGACCGGCGCGGCGCCGAGCTCGGCGACGAGCTCGATCCGGTCGACATCGGCACCACCGCGCACATCGCCGAAGTGACGCCGCTGCCGCAGGGCCGGCTGCACATCGTCACGCGCGGCGAGCGGCGTTTCAGGGTCGAGCGTTTGGTGAGCAAGAAACCTTTTTGGACCGCCGAGGTATCCTATCTGGAAGAACCCATCGGCGCGGGCGCCGCAGCCACGCTCCAGGCCATCGCGGCCGAGCGCTTCACGGACTACCTGCAAGCGCTGCTGGCGCTCTTCGGACGGGATCTCGACAGCCTGCACATGCCCGAGGACATCACCGCATCGTCGTACCTGATCGCCGACGCGCTCCAAGTGGAGGGAACGGTCAAGCAGCAGTTGCTCGAAGCGGCGACCTCGATCGACCGCTTGCGCGCAGAGATGGTGCTGCTGGACAGCGAGACCGAGCGTTTGCGCGCGCTCGCCGCCGAGGGCGTGCGCGTCGACGAGCCCTCGCCCGAGACCGCGCCGTTCAACGTCCGCTTTTCGGAAAACTGA
- a CDS encoding ATP-dependent Clp protease ATP-binding subunit, producing the protein MSALKMCERCGKQPATGVTPTFKSGRVAVTSLCSQCMAAQAATNLQWMGGAALAALALGVGAAVIGEQLQRSRRDDIGSPVTPASPPPPRTAGFPNYGRTPTLNSFSRDLSRQALEGRLDPVVGRDVEIDRIVRILARRTKNNPVLIGDAGVGKTAIVEGLAQRIVRGDVPRTLQGKRILALTLAGVVAGTKYRGEFEARLHRMLEELSRANDVIVFIDELHTIVGAGSAEGSTVDAANMLKPALARGEIRCIGATTFDEYRRYIESDEALERRFAPVVIEEPSPDNALQMLRGTRSRYERHHGVKIADATLAAAVTLSARYISDRNLPDKAFDVLDEASALVSLRGGTDVGPEDVARVVAGWTGIPVEAVAGSEAARLLNFEALLRERVVGQDEAVRAVAESVRRGRAGMKEHRGPMGALLFIGPSGVGKTELARATAAALFGSDEALLRYDMSEFSQAQSATRLVGAPRGYAGHERAGELTEAVRRRPYSVVLFDDVDRAHPEVLDLLLQLLDDGRLTDSNSRAVDFRNALIILTANAPAGGDFAQLGAQFSHELINRLDDAVVFHRLGREDIRAIAARQVANVAAAAAEQGIAVQVSDAALDAIAAEADDQRQGARLIRRVIERRLSAPLAKAVLAGTFVRGQSVRIDVAPRGELELQPCDTSS; encoded by the coding sequence GTGAGCGCGTTGAAGATGTGCGAACGCTGCGGCAAGCAGCCGGCGACCGGCGTGACGCCGACGTTCAAGTCCGGCCGCGTCGCGGTGACCAGCCTGTGCTCGCAGTGCATGGCCGCGCAAGCCGCGACCAATCTGCAATGGATGGGCGGCGCCGCGCTGGCCGCGTTGGCGCTTGGCGTCGGCGCAGCGGTGATCGGCGAGCAGCTCCAGCGCAGCAGGCGCGACGACATCGGGTCGCCGGTCACGCCGGCTTCACCGCCGCCGCCCCGGACGGCGGGCTTCCCGAATTACGGCCGGACGCCGACGCTCAACTCGTTCTCGCGCGACTTGAGCCGGCAGGCGCTCGAGGGACGGCTCGATCCTGTGGTGGGGCGCGACGTCGAGATCGACCGCATCGTGCGCATTCTCGCGCGGCGCACCAAGAACAACCCGGTGCTCATCGGCGACGCGGGCGTCGGCAAGACCGCGATCGTGGAAGGACTGGCCCAACGCATCGTGCGCGGTGACGTGCCGCGGACGCTGCAAGGCAAGCGCATCCTCGCGTTGACGCTGGCGGGCGTCGTGGCGGGCACCAAGTATCGCGGCGAGTTCGAGGCCCGACTGCACCGCATGTTAGAGGAGCTCTCGCGCGCCAACGACGTCATCGTGTTCATCGATGAGCTGCACACCATCGTCGGCGCCGGCAGCGCCGAAGGCTCGACCGTCGACGCCGCCAACATGCTCAAGCCCGCTCTGGCGCGCGGCGAGATCCGCTGCATCGGCGCGACGACGTTCGACGAGTACCGGCGCTACATCGAGAGCGACGAGGCGCTTGAGCGGCGCTTCGCGCCGGTAGTCATCGAGGAGCCGTCGCCGGACAACGCCCTGCAGATGCTGCGCGGCACGCGCTCGCGCTACGAGCGCCACCACGGCGTGAAGATCGCAGACGCCACGCTTGCCGCGGCGGTCACGCTCTCGGCCCGCTACATCAGCGACCGCAACCTCCCGGACAAGGCGTTCGACGTGCTCGACGAGGCCTCGGCGCTCGTCTCGCTGCGCGGCGGAACGGACGTGGGGCCCGAAGATGTCGCGCGGGTCGTCGCCGGCTGGACCGGCATTCCGGTCGAGGCGGTCGCCGGCAGCGAGGCGGCGCGGCTGCTCAATTTCGAAGCGTTGCTGCGCGAGCGCGTCGTCGGCCAAGACGAAGCGGTGCGCGCCGTGGCAGAAAGCGTGCGCCGCGGGCGCGCCGGCATGAAAGAGCATCGCGGGCCGATGGGCGCGCTGCTGTTCATCGGGCCGAGCGGCGTCGGCAAGACGGAGCTGGCCCGCGCTACTGCCGCGGCGCTGTTCGGCAGCGACGAGGCGCTGCTGCGCTACGACATGTCCGAGTTCTCGCAAGCCCAATCCGCGACGCGGCTCGTCGGTGCGCCGCGCGGCTATGCCGGCCACGAGCGCGCCGGCGAGCTGACCGAAGCCGTGCGCCGGCGTCCGTACAGCGTCGTGCTGTTCGACGACGTCGACCGCGCGCATCCTGAGGTGCTCGACCTGCTGCTGCAGCTGCTCGACGACGGCCGCTTGACCGATTCGAACTCACGCGCGGTGGATTTCCGCAACGCGCTCATCATCCTGACCGCCAACGCGCCCGCCGGAGGCGACTTCGCGCAGCTCGGCGCGCAGTTCTCGCACGAACTGATCAACCGGCTGGACGATGCGGTCGTCTTCCACCGACTGGGCCGCGAAGACATCCGCGCCATCGCCGCGCGCCAGGTCGCCAACGTCGCGGCCGCCGCGGCCGAGCAGGGCATCGCCGTGCAGGTGTCGGACGCAGCGTTAGACGCGATCGCCGCCGAAGCGGACGATCAGCGCCAGGGCGCCCGGCTCATCCGGCGCGTGATCGAGCGCCGTTTGAGCGCGCCGTTGGCGAAAGCGGTCTTGGCCGGCACGTTCGTGCGCGGCCAGAGCGTGCGCATCGATGTCGCGCCGCGCGGGGAATTGGAGCTGCAGCCATGCGATACGTCGTCCTGA
- a CDS encoding CoA pyrophosphatase: MGTGTIHALRERLAARASQRLREPGTRAAAVLVPLVADGEELCLICFERSNEVMEHKGEICFPGGSIEPHDADVVDAALREAHEELGLQRDAVEVLGLLDDVHTTVSNYVITPVVGHLEALPTLVPDPSEVARPVIVALRDLTKPGAEGVEWREWRGVRREIYYYPVAGGRIWGATGRIVHNLLSVWSEEAVIE, encoded by the coding sequence ATGGGCACCGGAACGATCCACGCGCTGCGCGAGCGGCTCGCGGCGCGCGCGTCGCAGCGGCTGCGCGAGCCGGGCACGCGTGCGGCCGCCGTGCTGGTGCCGCTGGTGGCGGACGGCGAGGAGCTCTGCCTCATCTGCTTCGAGCGGTCGAACGAGGTCATGGAGCATAAGGGCGAGATCTGCTTCCCGGGCGGCTCGATCGAGCCGCACGATGCAGACGTCGTCGATGCGGCGCTGCGCGAGGCGCACGAGGAGCTCGGTTTGCAGCGAGACGCGGTCGAGGTGCTGGGGCTGCTCGACGACGTGCATACGACTGTGTCGAACTACGTCATCACGCCGGTCGTCGGCCATCTGGAGGCGCTGCCGACGCTCGTGCCGGACCCCTCGGAGGTCGCACGTCCGGTGATCGTCGCGCTGCGCGACCTCACCAAGCCCGGTGCGGAAGGCGTCGAATGGCGGGAGTGGCGCGGGGTGAGGCGCGAGATCTACTATTATCCTGTCGCGGGCGGGCGCATCTGGGGCGCCACCGGGCGCATCGTGCACAACTTGTTGAGCGTGTGGTCTGAAGAGGCGGTGATCGAGTGA
- the iscX gene encoding Fe-S cluster assembly protein IscX, giving the protein MGLTWQDVEDIGFELAQAHPDENPDQVAMPELLQLVTDLDDFEDDPERVDEGTLERIAAAWREEFAQKA; this is encoded by the coding sequence ATGGGCCTTACGTGGCAGGATGTCGAAGACATCGGATTCGAGCTCGCGCAGGCGCATCCGGATGAAAATCCCGATCAAGTCGCGATGCCCGAACTGCTCCAATTGGTGACCGACCTCGACGATTTCGAGGACGATCCCGAACGCGTCGACGAGGGCACGCTCGAGCGCATCGCCGCCGCTTGGCGCGAGGAGTTCGCCCAAAAGGCCTAA
- a CDS encoding YciI family protein, protein MRYVVLIDYTDMEARNRVLEAHRAFLADGRKAGSVVESGPFADGKGGMYIIEMPDEAAAVAFVARDPYQADAKLKMTVRGWKSTTERH, encoded by the coding sequence ATGCGATACGTCGTCCTGATCGACTACACGGATATGGAAGCGCGCAACCGCGTGCTCGAGGCGCACCGCGCGTTCCTGGCAGACGGGCGCAAAGCGGGCAGCGTGGTCGAGTCAGGTCCGTTCGCCGACGGCAAGGGCGGAATGTACATCATCGAGATGCCGGATGAGGCCGCCGCCGTGGCGTTTGTCGCGCGCGATCCGTATCAGGCTGACGCGAAACTGAAGATGACCGTGCGCGGATGGAAGAGCACGACCGAGAGGCACTGA
- a CDS encoding NAD(P)/FAD-dependent oxidoreductase, which translates to MISTAVGPRLRRARRKEHVASKLRGVELYDITVIGAGPSGLFALFYAGMRGAKAKVIDALPEMGGQLYALYPEKYIYDMPGIPAITGQALVDACVEQAFQWPHAKCMEERVTHIERLSDNTIKIVTDKAEHSSRTVILASGIGAFKPRKLAAPSAEAFEDKGLYYYARSFDEFTGKRVVIVGGGDSAVDYALAIAPKAAQVTLVHRSPFRAHPHTVEQLRASRAVIYQPDHEIKEVRGGAMVESVIVVQTKTKEEIEVRCDAVLCALGFVSDLGEVKKWGIELDGNGIKVDTATQETSVKGIYAAGDVVAHPGKLKLIACGTSEAAIAVNQAMNYMDPSQKVQPVHSSNLTLPISAKVGAQP; encoded by the coding sequence TTGATTTCGACCGCCGTCGGCCCGCGCCTGCGGCGCGCAAGAAGAAAGGAGCACGTCGCGTCAAAGCTACGCGGGGTGGAACTCTACGACATCACCGTCATCGGTGCTGGTCCCAGCGGGCTGTTCGCGCTGTTCTATGCCGGTATGCGCGGCGCCAAGGCCAAAGTCATCGACGCGCTGCCCGAGATGGGCGGCCAGCTGTACGCGCTGTATCCTGAGAAGTACATCTACGACATGCCGGGCATCCCGGCGATCACCGGGCAGGCGCTGGTCGACGCGTGCGTCGAGCAAGCGTTCCAATGGCCGCATGCCAAGTGCATGGAAGAGCGCGTCACCCATATCGAGCGTCTGTCCGACAACACCATCAAGATCGTCACCGACAAGGCCGAACATAGCAGCCGCACGGTGATCCTGGCGTCGGGCATCGGCGCGTTCAAGCCGCGCAAACTGGCGGCGCCAAGCGCCGAAGCGTTCGAGGACAAAGGGCTGTACTATTACGCGCGCAGCTTCGACGAGTTCACGGGCAAACGAGTGGTCATCGTCGGCGGCGGCGACTCGGCGGTCGACTACGCGCTCGCGATCGCGCCCAAAGCCGCGCAGGTCACGCTGGTCCACCGCTCGCCCTTTCGCGCGCATCCGCACACGGTCGAGCAGCTGCGCGCGTCGCGCGCGGTGATCTATCAGCCCGATCACGAGATCAAGGAAGTGCGCGGCGGCGCGATGGTCGAGAGCGTGATCGTCGTGCAGACCAAGACCAAAGAGGAGATCGAAGTCCGCTGCGACGCGGTGCTGTGCGCGCTCGGGTTCGTCTCCGATCTTGGCGAGGTGAAGAAGTGGGGCATCGAGCTTGACGGCAACGGCATCAAAGTGGACACGGCCACGCAAGAGACCAGCGTGAAGGGCATCTATGCCGCCGGCGACGTCGTCGCGCACCCGGGCAAGCTCAAGCTCATCGCCTGCGGCACGTCGGAGGCGGCGATCGCCGTCAACCAGGCGATGAACTACATGGATCCGAGCCAGAAAGTGCAGCCGGTGCACTCGAGCAACCTGACGCTGCCGATTTCAGCCAAGGTCGGCGCGCAGCCGTGA
- a CDS encoding enoyl-ACP reductase, with protein MAGLLEGKIALVMGVANRWSIATSIAKALHEHGARLALTYEGERTKDEVEKLASELGGGLALHCDVGSDDSLASLRAVLESEYGHVDAVVHSIAFARKEELAGKFYATSRDGFRVALDISAYSLAALCRELAPIINPGGSVMAMTYLGSVRAVANYNVMGVAKAALEACVRYLAVDLGESGIRVNAISAGPIKTASARAVSGFTSILGEVAAKAPLRRNAVAQDVGNIAVFLSSGLSSAVTGQVIYVDAGYSILGI; from the coding sequence GTGGCGGGGCTGCTCGAAGGCAAGATCGCGCTCGTCATGGGCGTCGCGAACCGCTGGAGCATCGCGACGTCCATCGCCAAAGCGCTGCACGAGCACGGCGCGCGGCTCGCGCTCACCTACGAGGGCGAACGCACCAAAGACGAGGTCGAGAAGCTGGCGAGCGAGCTCGGCGGCGGGCTCGCGCTGCACTGCGACGTCGGCAGCGACGACAGCCTCGCGAGCTTGCGCGCCGTGCTCGAATCCGAGTACGGGCATGTGGACGCGGTCGTGCACAGCATCGCGTTCGCGCGTAAGGAGGAGCTCGCAGGCAAGTTCTACGCCACCTCGCGCGACGGTTTTCGCGTCGCGCTCGACATCAGTGCGTACTCGCTGGCCGCGCTGTGCCGCGAGCTTGCGCCGATCATCAATCCCGGCGGCTCGGTCATGGCGATGACGTATCTGGGTTCGGTGCGCGCGGTTGCGAACTACAATGTCATGGGCGTCGCCAAGGCGGCGTTGGAGGCCTGCGTGCGCTACCTCGCCGTGGATCTTGGCGAGAGCGGCATCCGCGTCAACGCGATCTCAGCCGGGCCGATCAAGACGGCGTCGGCGCGCGCGGTCAGCGGCTTCACGAGCATTCTGGGGGAAGTCGCAGCCAAGGCGCCGCTGCGGCGCAACGCGGTGGCGCAAGACGTCGGCAACATCGCGGTCTTCCTTTCGAGCGGGCTTTCAAGCGCGGTCACCGGCCAAGTGATCTACGTCGATGCGGGATACAGCATCTTAGGGATTTAG
- a CDS encoding MoaD/ThiS family protein, giving the protein MRIIVRLFASQREALGRSSIDADVPDGSTAASALTFLARAYPALSAGGATLAFAVNREHASSDAVLREGDELALLPPVAGG; this is encoded by the coding sequence ATGCGGATCATCGTGCGGCTGTTCGCGTCCCAGCGCGAGGCGCTGGGGCGGTCTTCGATCGACGCCGACGTGCCGGACGGCTCCACCGCCGCTTCGGCGCTGACGTTTCTGGCGCGCGCGTATCCGGCGCTTTCGGCCGGCGGCGCGACGTTGGCCTTTGCAGTCAATCGCGAGCACGCGTCATCCGATGCGGTGCTCCGCGAAGGCGATGAGCTCGCGCTCCTGCCCCCGGTGGCCGGCGGATGA
- a CDS encoding molybdenum cofactor biosynthesis protein MoaE: MSARHFVLTNEPLDEHLATQVISHDGAGGVVTFVGKVRDEARGHKVTLLEYEAYPEMVERVFSDIAAEARKQFPITDIAIHHRVGALEVGDVSVVIAVSAPHRAAAFDACRYAIDRLKHIAPIWKKEHTPDGAVWVDDRP; this comes from the coding sequence ATGAGCGCGCGCCATTTCGTCCTCACGAACGAGCCGCTCGACGAGCATCTGGCGACGCAGGTCATCTCCCATGACGGCGCCGGCGGCGTGGTGACGTTCGTCGGAAAAGTGCGCGACGAAGCGCGCGGCCACAAAGTGACGCTGCTCGAGTACGAGGCCTACCCCGAGATGGTCGAGCGCGTGTTCTCCGACATCGCGGCCGAGGCGCGCAAGCAGTTCCCGATCACCGACATCGCGATCCATCACCGCGTCGGCGCGCTCGAAGTCGGCGACGTGAGCGTGGTGATCGCGGTCTCGGCGCCGCACCGCGCCGCGGCGTTCGATGCCTGCCGTTACGCCATCGATCGCCTCAAGCACATAGCGCCGATCTGGAAGAAAGAGCACACGCCCGACGGGGCGGTGTGGGTGGACGACCGGCCCTAG
- a CDS encoding VIT1/CCC1 transporter family protein codes for MRIDVSKTELNLWTSFMDEAKTHRLYSAYALAALSEGYPEVAEAFMQAAGDEIIHATMHLRALGAVKSTAENLRQVVEHEAAESAVTYPRYIAEAKAEGRTDALVGFEVAMAREQAHVKLFQDALALVERRGPAAPSGMERSNVFDRSEKPADGAAATAPRALERTARGVEKMTGPAEITEERERVASRTRIREFVFGAQDGLLTTVSVVSAFFGAHESNTTILLAGVATGVAGMVAMTAGQYLSSKAESEVHRSEIERELREIIEHPAEELAELAEIYRLQGMGAEQARDAALAVSKDPNKALEVMARAELGLDTESAGNPLKDAAVMAPSFLLGAIAPILPYVFTNGREALALSISLACLALFGIGIVKARVTNGNPWRSGLEQFLIGAGAGIIGYVVGTFVPSLFGVKFVGG; via the coding sequence ATGCGGATCGACGTGTCCAAGACCGAGCTCAATCTGTGGACCTCGTTCATGGACGAAGCCAAGACCCACCGCCTCTATAGCGCCTACGCGCTTGCGGCGCTGAGCGAGGGCTATCCGGAGGTCGCCGAGGCGTTCATGCAAGCGGCGGGCGATGAGATCATCCACGCCACGATGCATCTGCGCGCGCTTGGCGCCGTCAAGAGCACCGCCGAGAACCTCCGTCAAGTCGTCGAGCATGAGGCAGCTGAATCGGCCGTGACCTACCCGCGCTACATCGCGGAGGCCAAAGCAGAAGGACGCACGGACGCGCTTGTGGGTTTCGAAGTAGCAATGGCGCGCGAGCAGGCGCACGTCAAGCTCTTCCAAGACGCGCTCGCGCTCGTGGAACGCCGCGGCCCCGCCGCACCGAGCGGCATGGAGCGGTCGAATGTATTCGACCGCAGCGAAAAACCCGCCGATGGTGCCGCCGCGACGGCGCCTAGGGCGCTCGAACGCACCGCTCGCGGCGTCGAGAAGATGACCGGACCGGCGGAGATCACAGAGGAGCGCGAGCGCGTGGCATCGCGCACGCGCATCCGCGAGTTCGTGTTCGGCGCTCAGGACGGACTGCTCACGACCGTCAGCGTCGTGTCGGCGTTCTTCGGCGCGCACGAATCCAATACCACGATCCTGCTCGCCGGCGTCGCCACCGGCGTGGCCGGCATGGTGGCGATGACCGCCGGGCAATACCTGTCGTCGAAGGCCGAATCAGAGGTCCACCGTTCTGAGATCGAGCGCGAGCTGCGCGAGATCATCGAGCATCCTGCCGAAGAGCTCGCAGAGCTGGCCGAGATCTACCGTTTGCAGGGCATGGGCGCCGAGCAGGCGCGCGACGCCGCGCTGGCCGTCTCCAAAGATCCGAACAAAGCGCTTGAGGTGATGGCGCGCGCCGAGCTCGGGCTTGACACCGAATCGGCGGGCAACCCGCTCAAGGACGCGGCCGTGATGGCGCCCTCGTTCCTGTTGGGCGCGATCGCACCGATCCTTCCCTACGTCTTCACCAACGGCAGGGAGGCGCTCGCGCTCTCGATCTCGCTCGCGTGTCTGGCGCTGTTCGGCATCGGCATCGTGAAGGCGCGCGTCACCAACGGAAATCCATGGCGCTCGGGACTCGAGCAGTTTCTCATCGGCGCCGGCGCCGGCATCATCGGCTATGTCGTCGGAACGTTCGTGCCGAGCCTGTTCGGCGTCAAGTTCGTCGGCGGCTAG
- a CDS encoding superoxide dismutase, whose product MPFTVPDLPYAYDALEPTIDKETMTLHHDKHHAAYVNNLNAAIEKHPELAGKTVEELIKNLNAVPEDIRGAVRNNGGGHVNHSMFWTIMAPNAGGDPKGALADAIKSTFGDFETFKTQFNDAGVKQFGSGWAWLVLTADGKLQITSTPNQDNPMSAGQHPVMGNDVWEHAYYLKYQNRRPDYLKAWWNVVNWDAVAKRFDAAKK is encoded by the coding sequence ATGCCGTTCACCGTGCCCGATCTGCCATACGCCTACGACGCGCTGGAGCCGACGATCGACAAAGAGACGATGACGCTGCACCACGACAAGCACCACGCGGCGTACGTCAACAATCTCAACGCGGCTATCGAGAAGCATCCGGAGCTGGCGGGCAAGACGGTCGAAGAGCTGATAAAGAATCTCAACGCCGTGCCTGAGGACATCCGCGGCGCCGTACGCAACAACGGCGGGGGCCACGTCAACCACTCGATGTTCTGGACCATCATGGCGCCCAACGCAGGCGGCGATCCCAAAGGCGCGCTTGCCGACGCCATCAAGAGCACGTTCGGCGATTTCGAGACCTTCAAGACGCAGTTCAACGACGCCGGCGTCAAGCAGTTCGGCAGCGGGTGGGCGTGGCTGGTGCTGACCGCCGACGGCAAGCTGCAGATCACCAGCACGCCGAACCAAGACAATCCGATGTCCGCCGGGCAGCATCCGGTCATGGGCAACGACGTCTGGGAGCATGCCTACTATTTGAAGTATCAGAACCGCCGGCCCGACTACCTCAAGGCCTGGTGGAACGTGGTCAACTGGGACGCCGTGGCCAAGCGCTTCGACGCCGCCAAGAAGTAG
- a CDS encoding CPBP family intramembrane glutamic endopeptidase, producing MLQRLFVKDGRLRPVFRVLAYILAAVAAQAVLAIFVAIGYRIAYGPDAAFMRTPVWLDELISAIAVVGVAILLRIYLDRRSVASLGITFRTRWLWLFALGAAIGAGMQLLIFAFGLLLGANHVLALSMTWSVLRNLAAWCAIFVIAALAEEMPLRGYILQNLWEEFGFWPAAIVTSVMFALLHFKNPYFGDLPWATTINIAVDGIWACCAILWTRSLWLAWGGHFAWNVFEGPVLGTPVSGIHTGPGIVMQYVSGPPLLTGGKFGPEAGLLVPVVEIAGIAALYGMYRLGWFAQLPDAREAYARAPDSPHAVSATNLT from the coding sequence ATGCTCCAGCGTCTCTTCGTCAAGGACGGCCGGTTGCGGCCGGTGTTCAGGGTGCTCGCCTACATACTGGCGGCGGTGGCCGCGCAGGCCGTGCTGGCGATCTTCGTGGCGATCGGGTACCGGATCGCGTACGGTCCCGACGCGGCGTTCATGCGCACCCCGGTCTGGCTCGATGAGCTCATCTCGGCCATCGCGGTGGTGGGCGTCGCGATCCTGCTGCGCATCTACCTCGACCGGCGCAGCGTCGCCTCGCTCGGCATCACGTTTCGCACACGCTGGCTATGGCTGTTCGCCCTGGGCGCCGCGATCGGCGCGGGCATGCAGCTGCTAATATTCGCCTTCGGTCTCTTGCTGGGCGCCAACCACGTCCTCGCGCTGTCGATGACGTGGTCGGTCTTGCGCAACCTCGCGGCATGGTGTGCCATTTTTGTCATCGCCGCGCTTGCCGAAGAGATGCCGCTGCGCGGCTACATCCTGCAGAATCTTTGGGAAGAGTTCGGGTTCTGGCCGGCGGCGATCGTCACGTCCGTCATGTTCGCGCTGCTGCACTTCAAGAATCCGTATTTCGGCGATCTGCCGTGGGCGACGACGATCAACATCGCCGTCGACGGGATATGGGCGTGCTGCGCGATCCTGTGGACTCGATCGCTGTGGCTCGCGTGGGGCGGCCATTTCGCATGGAACGTGTTCGAGGGGCCGGTGTTGGGCACGCCGGTGAGCGGCATCCATACGGGACCCGGCATCGTCATGCAGTACGTCAGCGGCCCGCCGCTGCTGACCGGCGGCAAGTTCGGTCCAGAAGCCGGCTTGCTCGTGCCCGTGGTGGAGATCGCCGGCATCGCCGCGCTGTATGGCATGTACCGGCTGGGATGGTTCGCGCAGCTGCCCGACGCGCGCGAGGCATACGCGCGGGCCCCGGACTCGCCTCACGCCGTCAGCGCGACCAACCTCACATAA